The Devosia sp. YIM 151766 genome includes a region encoding these proteins:
- the trmFO gene encoding methylenetetrahydrofolate--tRNA-(uracil(54)-C(5))-methyltransferase (FADH(2)-oxidizing) TrmFO — protein MFAALDISLVMSNEIHIIGGGLAGSEAAWQAAEAGTKVILHEMRGVKGTDAHHTDDFAELVCSNSFRSDDHEQNAVGLLHEEMRRCNSLIMRAADQHKLPAGGALAVDRNGFSAAVTEIISNHPNITIVREEIAGWPPADWQHVIIATGPLTSPALAAAVLEQTGEDSLAFFDAIAPIVHYDSIDHDIAWKQSRYDKVGPGGTEADYLNLPMDRDQYHAFVEALKTAPLHEFKDWEKVPYFDGCLPIEVMAERGPETLRHGPMKPVGLTNPRNPTVKPYAIVQLRQDNALGTLWNMVGFQTKMRYGIQTEIFRMIPGLENAQFARLGGLHRNTFINSPKVLAPDLKLKVDPRIRFAGQVTGVEGYVESAAVGLITGRMTAAEAKGGALALPPPTTALGALIGHITGGHIEAESYSGARSFQPMNVNFGLFPEVNISKPEGVTRWRGPEKTKAKRRAITSRALEDLKGWA, from the coding sequence ATGTTCGCGGCGCTTGATATCTCGCTGGTCATGTCAAACGAAATTCATATCATCGGGGGCGGCCTCGCCGGCTCCGAAGCCGCGTGGCAGGCCGCCGAGGCCGGCACGAAAGTCATTCTGCACGAGATGCGCGGCGTCAAAGGCACCGACGCCCATCACACCGACGATTTCGCCGAACTGGTCTGCTCCAACAGCTTCCGTTCGGACGATCACGAGCAGAACGCCGTGGGATTGCTGCATGAGGAAATGCGGCGCTGCAATTCGCTGATCATGCGAGCGGCCGACCAGCACAAGCTGCCGGCGGGCGGCGCGCTGGCAGTGGATCGGAACGGCTTTTCGGCGGCGGTGACCGAGATCATTTCCAACCACCCCAATATCACCATCGTGCGCGAGGAAATCGCGGGCTGGCCGCCGGCGGATTGGCAGCATGTCATCATCGCCACCGGGCCGCTGACCTCGCCGGCGCTGGCGGCGGCGGTGCTGGAACAGACCGGCGAAGATTCGCTGGCCTTTTTCGACGCCATCGCGCCGATCGTGCATTATGACAGCATCGACCATGACATCGCCTGGAAACAGTCGCGCTATGACAAGGTCGGGCCCGGCGGCACGGAAGCGGATTACCTCAACCTGCCGATGGACCGCGACCAATATCACGCCTTTGTCGAAGCGCTGAAGACGGCGCCGCTGCACGAATTCAAGGATTGGGAAAAGGTCCCCTATTTCGACGGCTGCCTGCCCATCGAGGTGATGGCCGAGCGCGGGCCGGAAACACTGCGCCACGGGCCGATGAAGCCGGTGGGGCTGACCAATCCACGCAATCCGACCGTCAAGCCCTATGCCATCGTGCAATTGCGCCAGGACAATGCGCTAGGCACGCTGTGGAACATGGTCGGGTTCCAGACCAAGATGCGCTATGGCATCCAGACGGAAATCTTCCGCATGATCCCCGGACTGGAAAACGCCCAATTCGCGCGGCTCGGCGGATTGCACCGCAACACGTTCATCAATTCGCCGAAGGTGTTGGCGCCCGATCTTAAACTGAAAGTCGATCCGCGCATCCGCTTTGCCGGACAGGTGACGGGCGTGGAAGGTTATGTCGAAAGCGCCGCCGTGGGACTGATCACCGGACGGATGACGGCCGCCGAGGCGAAGGGCGGCGCGCTGGCGCTGCCGCCGCCAACGACGGCGCTGGGCGCGCTGATCGGGCATATCACGGGAGGCCATATCGAGGCCGAAAGCTATAGCGGGGCGCGCAGCTTCCAGCCGATGAACGTCAATTTCGGCCTGTTTCCCGAGGTGAATATCAGCAAGCCGGAAGGCGTCACACGCTGGCGCGGCCCGGAAAAGACCAAGGCCAAGCGCCGGGCGATCACCAGCCGGGCGCTCGAAGACCTCAAGGGCTGGGCATGA
- a CDS encoding DUF1127 domain-containing protein: MDIRKTFKKWAAYQQTVRELTALDNRQLNDLGISRSDISRLARDHANSL, from the coding sequence ATGGACATTCGCAAGACTTTCAAGAAGTGGGCGGCCTACCAGCAGACCGTGCGTGAACTGACTGCCCTCGACAATCGTCAACTCAACGATCTGGGTATTTCGCGCTCCGATATCAGCCGGCTTGCTCGTGATCATGCCAATTCGCTGTAA
- a CDS encoding division plane positioning ATPase MipZ, whose product MRHGAHVIVVGNEKGGSGKSTTAFHLAIFLLYQGHKVASIDADSRQQTLTHYVRNRRDWARSRGVNVPHTTHFHLPLARGDSVRENHRIEFDLFRQAIGEVEGKADFIIIDTPGFDTNLTRLAHSLADTLITPVNDSLIDLSVIAQVDPITGEPRELSHYARLVQRARSERLAIDGRNIDWILVRNRISMLSSRNMRQVQTMLDRIAMRLGCRVADGIAERVIFRSLFSSGMTVFDPLDEDLLGGLPSMSHMSARQEYRTLVAALNLPNSRRSEARRAVLASQPSEVNRFAHMAQNET is encoded by the coding sequence TTGCGGCACGGCGCGCATGTCATTGTTGTCGGTAACGAAAAGGGTGGTTCGGGCAAATCGACCACGGCCTTTCATCTGGCTATTTTCCTGCTTTATCAAGGACATAAGGTGGCATCCATCGATGCCGACAGCCGCCAGCAGACGCTGACCCATTATGTCCGCAACCGCCGCGACTGGGCGCGCTCCCGCGGGGTCAACGTTCCCCACACCACCCATTTCCACCTGCCGCTGGCGCGCGGGGACTCGGTGCGCGAAAATCATCGCATCGAGTTCGACCTGTTCCGCCAGGCCATCGGCGAAGTCGAGGGCAAAGCCGATTTCATCATCATCGACACCCCGGGCTTCGATACCAATCTGACCCGTCTCGCCCATTCTTTGGCCGACACCCTGATCACCCCGGTCAATGACAGTCTCATCGATCTCAGCGTCATTGCCCAGGTTGATCCGATCACTGGCGAACCGCGTGAACTCAGCCATTATGCCCGGCTGGTGCAGCGTGCCCGGTCGGAGCGGCTGGCCATAGATGGCCGCAATATCGACTGGATTCTGGTGCGCAACCGCATTTCCATGCTGTCCTCGCGCAATATGCGTCAGGTGCAGACCATGCTGGATCGCATCGCCATGCGCCTGGGTTGCCGCGTGGCCGATGGCATTGCCGAGCGCGTCATTTTCCGCTCGCTCTTTTCCTCCGGCATGACGGTATTCGATCCGCTGGATGAAGACCTGCTCGGTGGCCTTCCATCCATGTCGCATATGAGCGCGCGCCAGGAATACCGCACCCTGGTGGCCGCCTTGAACCTGCCGAACAGCCGGCGGAGCGAGGCCCGCCGCGCAGTCCTCGCCAGCCAGCCTTCCGAGGTTAACCGCTTCGCGCATATGGCGCAGAACGAGACCTAA
- a CDS encoding helix-turn-helix domain-containing protein yields the protein MSDVLNRIGDKWSVMVVGILGRNGILRFNELKRLINGVSQRMLTLTLRNLERDGLVTRTIYPEVPPRVEYSLTELGKTLQGPIAELWDWSAENHHAIIEARAIYDSRENAVAAEQSRKIAYARG from the coding sequence ATGTCCGATGTGCTCAATCGCATCGGCGATAAATGGAGCGTTATGGTGGTCGGGATTCTCGGCCGCAATGGCATATTGCGCTTCAACGAACTCAAGCGCCTGATCAATGGGGTGTCGCAGCGCATGTTGACGCTGACGCTTCGCAATCTGGAACGCGATGGGCTCGTGACCCGCACCATCTATCCCGAAGTGCCGCCGCGCGTGGAATACAGCCTGACCGAGTTGGGCAAAACATTGCAGGGCCCGATTGCCGAATTGTGGGATTGGTCGGCCGAAAACCACCACGCCATCATCGAGGCGCGCGCCATTTACGATTCCCGCGAGAATGCCGTGGCTGCCGAGCAAAGCCGCAAGATTGCCTATGCGCGCGGCTAA
- a CDS encoding D-alanyl-D-alanine carboxypeptidase family protein produces the protein MTFARRLAMALLLTLASFAPAWATPLLLVDRANLEVLYAQDAGQAWHPASLTKLMTAYVVFEELAKGNVTLDTSVTISRKAFNQAPSKSGLAVDSAVSLQDALYILIVKSANDIAVAIAETVGGSEERFVAMMNEVASRMGLTGTHYVNPHGLHDPAQVTTARDLAILSLYIEQTFPQYMPMFSTGVVKLGTAKLESNNGLLEGFVGTTGMKTGYVCASGLNIVATVDRGGRQLLAVVLGGSSGRERNERAAELFVNALSGNTGPTGQTVLTLANAVGSTPTDMRPLICGKESAAYVKAQEAAFPMGLKDQPSYLTDEIVPREHVAVNLGRIRNNIALPRPRPPHVPLFPAAAPTIESANIDEMLRPGLTTIGGMNVPMPRPRPADL, from the coding sequence TTGACCTTTGCCCGCCGCCTTGCCATGGCTCTGCTGCTGACGCTTGCCAGCTTCGCGCCCGCCTGGGCGACGCCGCTCCTGCTTGTCGATCGCGCCAATCTCGAAGTGCTTTATGCTCAGGATGCCGGCCAGGCCTGGCATCCGGCCTCGCTGACCAAGCTGATGACCGCCTATGTGGTGTTCGAGGAATTGGCCAAGGGCAATGTAACGCTGGACACCTCGGTGACCATTTCCCGCAAGGCGTTCAATCAGGCCCCGAGCAAGTCCGGCCTGGCCGTGGATAGCGCGGTGTCGCTCCAGGACGCGCTCTATATCCTCATCGTCAAATCGGCCAATGACATCGCCGTCGCCATCGCCGAAACCGTGGGCGGCAGCGAAGAGCGCTTCGTGGCCATGATGAACGAAGTGGCCTCGCGCATGGGCCTGACCGGCACGCATTACGTCAATCCGCACGGCCTGCACGATCCGGCCCAGGTGACCACCGCGCGCGATCTGGCGATTCTGTCGCTGTATATCGAGCAGACCTTCCCCCAATACATGCCCATGTTTTCGACCGGCGTGGTGAAGCTCGGGACCGCCAAGCTCGAATCCAACAATGGCCTGCTCGAAGGCTTTGTCGGCACTACCGGCATGAAGACCGGCTATGTCTGCGCCTCCGGCCTCAATATCGTCGCGACGGTGGATCGTGGCGGGCGGCAACTGCTTGCGGTCGTGCTGGGCGGCTCATCGGGCCGCGAACGCAATGAGCGCGCCGCCGAGTTGTTCGTCAATGCCTTGAGCGGCAATACGGGCCCGACTGGCCAGACCGTGCTGACACTGGCCAATGCCGTCGGCAGCACCCCCACCGACATGCGGCCACTGATCTGCGGCAAGGAATCGGCCGCTTATGTGAAGGCGCAGGAAGCCGCCTTTCCCATGGGCCTCAAGGACCAGCCGAGCTACCTGACCGACGAGATCGTTCCGCGTGAACATGTCGCCGTCAATCTGGGTCGAATCCGTAACAATATCGCTCTGCCGCGCCCGCGTCCGCCACATGTTCCCCTGTTTCCGGCAGCGGCGCCGACCATCGAAAGCGCCAATATCGACGAGATGCTGCGGCCAGGCCTGACGACGATCGGTGGCATGAACGTACCCATGCCGCGTCCGCGTCCGGCCGACCTCTGA
- a CDS encoding sulfurtransferase TusA family protein, whose product MAIEPEIIDARGLKCPLPVLKLEKRLASGAPGKMLIVLATDPMAKVDIPLHCRQNGHDYALEEADGVMRFTVTRNR is encoded by the coding sequence TTGGCGATTGAGCCAGAAATCATCGATGCCAGGGGGCTCAAATGCCCCCTGCCCGTGCTGAAGCTGGAAAAGCGACTGGCCAGCGGGGCGCCGGGCAAAATGTTGATCGTCCTGGCCACCGATCCAATGGCGAAAGTGGATATTCCGCTGCATTGCCGGCAGAACGGGCATGATTACGCGCTGGAAGAAGCCGATGGCGTCATGCGCTTCACGGTGACGCGAAACCGCTAG
- a CDS encoding CAP domain-containing protein: protein MTIRPILLSAAMASALLLAGCAAIGGGNASPGALAPALSARMDQPNASLDSVQAVNLINAYRATRNMPPLTADAGLNGTAQALASQYAQTNNAPTKPQALAQMKLSAGYSSFAETFSGWRNNAADAVGLAAQASKAGVAVAYNPSSSYGTYWVLVLGD, encoded by the coding sequence ATGACAATACGCCCGATCCTGCTGAGCGCCGCCATGGCATCGGCCCTGCTCCTGGCGGGATGCGCCGCCATCGGAGGCGGCAATGCTTCGCCTGGGGCTTTGGCCCCCGCGCTCTCGGCCCGCATGGATCAGCCCAATGCTTCGCTCGACAGCGTGCAGGCCGTCAATCTCATCAATGCCTATCGCGCGACGCGCAACATGCCGCCGCTGACCGCCGATGCCGGCCTCAACGGCACGGCGCAGGCACTGGCCAGCCAATATGCCCAGACCAACAACGCGCCCACCAAGCCGCAGGCCCTGGCGCAGATGAAACTCTCGGCCGGCTATTCCAGCTTCGCGGAAACCTTCTCGGGCTGGCGCAATAATGCCGCCGATGCTGTGGGCCTTGCCGCCCAGGCCAGCAAGGCGGGCGTGGCCGTGGCCTATAATCCATCCTCCAGTTACGGCACCTATTGGGTCCTCGTTCTTGGCGATTGA
- the gyrA gene encoding DNA gyrase subunit A: MTDTPEDVSGGAPSSDITPIYITDEMRTSYLDYAMSVIVSRALPDVRDGLKPVHRRILFSMSENGYEYNKPFRKSARVVGDVIGKYHPHGDSAVYMALVRMAQEFSMGQMLVEGQGNFGSVDGDMPAAMRYTEVRMQRITNSMLDDLDKDTVDYRPNYDGSEHEPTVLPARFPNMLVNGGSGIAVGMATNIPTHNLAETINAALAVLDNPFITTEELLEHLPGPDFPTGGIILGRAGIRQAYETGRGSIIVRGRSTIEEVRKEREAIVITEIPYQVNKASMVEKIAELVRDKRIEGIADLRDESSREGMRVVVEVKRDALPDVVLNQLYRFTPLQSSFGCNFVALNGGKPELMNLKQILDCFIEFREEVVTRRARFLLNKARDRAHVLVGLAIAVANIDEVIALIRTAPDPATAREQLMTRRWPAADVEPLIQLIDDPRHRINDDGTFNLSEEQARAILELRLARLTALGRDEIGDELNGLGTEIEDYLDILRSRERVRGIIRQEMESIREQFGAPRRTEISDHAADFDDEDLIAREDMVVTVSHGGYIKRVPLSTYRAQNRGGKGRSGMATREEDFVSRLFVANTHTPVLFFTSRGIAYKLKVWRLPLSAANARGKALINILPLEQGERITSIMPLPEDETSWGDLDIMFATTRGTVRRNSLADFVEVRQNGKIAMKLDEGDEIVGVETCTSNNDVLLTTALGQAIRFRVNDVRLFKGRDSMGVRGILLAKDDVVISMAVINHSDAIAEERAAYLKMSRAMRGEADDGASDETDDVVAGHLSQERYAQMGAIEQFILTISQNGYGKRTSSHEYRITGRGGKGIVAMAVNKRNGNLVASFPVEDEDQIMLISDGGQTIRLPVGGDKPIRIVSRGSQGVIVFDTAEGEKVVSVERISEPEDDEDDGDEASPVEPIAE, encoded by the coding sequence GTGACAGATACGCCTGAAGATGTGAGCGGTGGTGCGCCGTCCTCGGACATCACTCCGATTTATATCACTGACGAAATGCGCACGAGCTATCTCGATTACGCCATGAGCGTGATCGTGAGCCGCGCGCTGCCGGATGTGCGCGACGGCCTCAAGCCGGTGCATCGCCGCATCCTGTTCTCGATGAGCGAGAACGGCTACGAATATAACAAGCCGTTCCGCAAATCGGCCCGCGTGGTCGGCGACGTTATCGGTAAATACCATCCGCATGGCGACAGCGCCGTCTATATGGCGCTGGTGCGCATGGCCCAGGAATTTTCCATGGGCCAGATGCTGGTGGAAGGTCAGGGCAATTTCGGCTCGGTCGACGGCGATATGCCCGCCGCCATGCGATATACCGAAGTGCGCATGCAGCGCATCACCAATTCCATGCTCGATGACCTCGACAAGGATACGGTGGATTACCGCCCCAATTACGATGGCTCCGAGCATGAGCCAACCGTGTTGCCGGCGCGGTTCCCCAACATGCTGGTCAATGGCGGTAGTGGCATCGCCGTGGGCATGGCCACCAATATTCCCACCCACAACCTTGCCGAAACCATCAATGCGGCGCTGGCGGTGCTGGACAATCCGTTCATCACCACCGAGGAATTGCTGGAACATCTGCCCGGCCCGGATTTCCCCACCGGCGGCATCATTCTCGGTCGTGCCGGCATCAGGCAGGCCTATGAGACGGGCAGGGGCTCGATCATCGTGCGCGGACGCTCCACCATCGAGGAGGTGCGCAAGGAGCGCGAGGCCATCGTCATCACCGAGATTCCGTATCAGGTGAACAAGGCGTCCATGGTCGAGAAGATTGCCGAACTGGTGCGCGACAAGCGCATCGAAGGCATCGCCGACCTGCGCGACGAATCCTCTCGCGAAGGCATGCGGGTGGTGGTCGAGGTCAAGCGCGATGCGCTGCCCGACGTGGTACTGAATCAGCTTTATCGCTTCACGCCGCTGCAAAGCTCGTTCGGCTGCAATTTCGTGGCGCTGAATGGCGGCAAGCCGGAATTGATGAATCTCAAGCAGATTCTCGACTGCTTCATCGAATTCCGCGAGGAAGTGGTGACGCGGCGGGCCCGGTTCCTGCTCAACAAGGCGCGCGACCGCGCCCATGTGCTGGTCGGCCTGGCCATCGCGGTCGCCAATATCGACGAGGTGATCGCGCTGATCCGCACCGCGCCCGATCCGGCGACGGCGCGCGAGCAATTGATGACCCGCCGCTGGCCGGCAGCGGATGTGGAGCCGCTGATCCAATTGATCGACGATCCGCGCCACCGGATCAATGACGACGGCACCTTCAACCTGTCCGAAGAGCAGGCGCGCGCCATTCTCGAATTGCGGCTGGCCCGCCTGACGGCTCTGGGCCGGGACGAGATCGGCGACGAGCTCAACGGACTTGGCACCGAAATCGAGGATTACCTCGATATATTGCGGTCGCGGGAACGGGTGCGCGGCATTATCCGGCAGGAAATGGAAAGTATCCGCGAACAGTTCGGCGCGCCGCGCCGCACCGAGATTTCCGACCACGCCGCCGATTTCGACGATGAAGACCTCATCGCGCGCGAGGACATGGTCGTTACGGTCAGTCATGGCGGCTATATCAAGCGGGTGCCGCTTTCCACCTACCGGGCGCAGAACCGTGGCGGCAAGGGCCGTTCGGGCATGGCGACGCGGGAGGAGGATTTCGTTTCGCGCCTCTTCGTGGCCAATACGCATACGCCGGTATTATTCTTCACCAGCCGGGGCATCGCCTACAAGCTCAAGGTCTGGCGGCTGCCGCTTTCGGCTGCCAATGCCCGCGGCAAGGCGCTGATCAATATCCTGCCGCTGGAGCAGGGCGAGCGCATCACTTCGATCATGCCGCTACCCGAGGATGAAACCTCGTGGGGCGATCTCGACATCATGTTCGCGACGACGCGGGGCACGGTGCGCCGCAACTCGCTGGCCGATTTTGTCGAAGTGCGCCAGAACGGCAAGATCGCCATGAAGCTGGACGAGGGCGACGAGATCGTCGGCGTCGAGACCTGCACGAGCAATAATGACGTATTGCTGACCACGGCCTTGGGGCAGGCCATCCGCTTCCGGGTGAACGACGTGCGCCTGTTCAAGGGCCGCGATTCCATGGGTGTGCGCGGAATTCTGCTGGCGAAGGATGATGTGGTCATCTCGATGGCGGTCATCAACCATTCCGACGCCATCGCCGAAGAGCGCGCCGCCTATCTCAAGATGAGCCGGGCCATGCGCGGCGAGGCGGATGACGGGGCTTCCGATGAGACCGACGATGTCGTGGCGGGCCATCTCAGCCAGGAACGCTACGCCCAGATGGGCGCTATCGAACAGTTCATCCTGACCATTTCCCAAAATGGCTATGGCAAGCGCACCTCCAGCCACGAATACCGGATTACCGGGCGCGGCGGCAAAGGCATCGTCGCCATGGCGGTCAACAAGCGCAATGGCAATCTGGTGGCCAGCTTCCCGGTCGAAGACGAAGACCAGATCATGCTGATCAGCGATGGCGGCCAGACCATCCGCCTGCCGGTGGGGGGCGACAAGCCGATCCGCATCGTCTCGCGCGGCAGCCAGGGCGTGATCGTGTTCGATACCGCCGAGGGCGAGAAAGTCGTGTCGGTGGAACGCATCAGCGAGCCGGAAGACGACGAGGACGACGGTGACGAAGCGTCGCCGGTCGAGCCGATCGCAGAATAA
- a CDS encoding DUF805 domain-containing protein: MRSYFDGMLRYFEFSGRSTRRQYWLFWLLSLILSVGAAFADYYLFGRLLDPRHAGPLAAFAGIIHMIPLVTVTVRRLHDIGRSGWWYFIQLIPILGSLVLLYWMICPSEQWDNAYGPAPGEQPAGSWRPAPRSTIPRQIRMGSNSARPAHLSEHSEIQRFI, translated from the coding sequence ATGCGATCTTATTTCGACGGCATGCTGCGCTATTTCGAATTTTCCGGCCGCAGCACCCGCCGCCAATATTGGTTGTTCTGGCTATTATCGCTCATCCTGTCCGTAGGCGCCGCCTTTGCCGATTATTACCTGTTCGGCAGATTGCTCGATCCGCGCCATGCAGGCCCTTTGGCCGCCTTTGCCGGCATCATCCATATGATCCCGCTGGTCACAGTCACCGTGCGCCGTCTGCATGATATCGGCCGCTCCGGCTGGTGGTATTTTATCCAGCTCATCCCGATATTGGGCAGCCTGGTGCTGCTCTACTGGATGATCTGTCCCTCCGAGCAATGGGACAATGCATATGGCCCCGCCCCGGGGGAGCAGCCAGCCGGCTCATGGCGCCCCGCCCCGCGCAGCACCATTCCCCGCCAGATTCGCATGGGCAGCAATTCAGCGCGCCCCGCTCACCTGTCCGAACACAGCGAAATCCAGCGCTTTATCTGA
- the coaD gene encoding pantetheine-phosphate adenylyltransferase: MSGLVGFYPGSFDPLTNGHLDVIERACKLVDTLVVAVGISATKKNPLFIHEDRVAMLEQVLPAIGARTNTQFRIVDFSGLMVNAARDAGARLIIRGLRDTTDYNYEMQMVGMNAQMAPDLQTVFLPSSPPVRHISATLVRQIAEMGGDISAFVPPIVLKALQSK, translated from the coding sequence ATGAGCGGTCTGGTGGGGTTCTATCCCGGTTCTTTCGATCCGCTGACCAATGGCCATCTCGACGTGATCGAGCGCGCCTGCAAGCTGGTCGACACTCTGGTGGTGGCGGTGGGGATCAGCGCCACCAAGAAAAATCCGCTCTTCATCCACGAGGATCGCGTGGCGATGCTCGAACAGGTGCTGCCGGCAATCGGCGCCCGCACCAATACGCAATTCCGCATCGTCGATTTTTCAGGGCTGATGGTCAATGCCGCCCGCGATGCCGGCGCCAGGCTGATCATTCGTGGCCTGCGCGACACCACGGACTACAATTACGAGATGCAGATGGTGGGCATGAACGCGCAAATGGCACCCGATCTGCAAACCGTGTTCCTGCCCTCCAGCCCGCCCGTACGGCATATCTCGGCCACATTGGTGCGTCAGATCGCTGAAATGGGCGGAGACATCTCCGCTTTCGTACCGCCAATCGTACTCAAGGCCCTGCAATCCAAATGA
- a CDS encoding peptidylprolyl isomerase, whose amino-acid sequence MIKLTRRTFAALALSATLFAAPAFAQEGAPHLILTLEDGVVDIELLPELAPLHVERIVTLTEQGLYDGVVFHRVIDGFMAQTGDVRNGNADSPDYDLRMAGTGGSELPNVQAEFNAESFVRGAVGAARSQDPNSFNSQFFITTDDATFLNGQYTVFGKVVSGMDAVDALEQGPQEQNGAVANPDKIVKASIEYK is encoded by the coding sequence ATGATCAAGCTGACCCGCCGCACCTTCGCCGCCCTCGCGCTGAGCGCGACCCTGTTCGCCGCTCCGGCCTTTGCCCAGGAGGGTGCGCCGCATCTGATCCTGACACTGGAAGATGGCGTCGTGGATATCGAATTGCTGCCCGAACTCGCGCCCCTGCATGTCGAGCGCATCGTCACGCTGACCGAGCAGGGCCTCTATGACGGCGTGGTGTTTCATCGGGTCATCGACGGGTTCATGGCGCAGACCGGCGACGTGCGGAACGGCAATGCCGATAGCCCCGATTACGATCTGCGCATGGCCGGCACCGGCGGTTCCGAACTGCCCAATGTGCAGGCCGAGTTCAATGCCGAGAGCTTCGTGCGCGGCGCTGTCGGCGCGGCGCGGTCGCAGGACCCCAATTCGTTCAATTCACAGTTTTTCATCACCACCGACGACGCCACGTTCCTGAATGGCCAATATACGGTATTCGGCAAGGTGGTGTCCGGCATGGACGCAGTCGACGCGCTGGAACAAGGCCCGCAAGAGCAGAACGGCGCCGTGGCCAATCCGGACAAGATCGTCAAAGCGTCGATCGAATATAAATAA
- a CDS encoding peptidylprolyl isomerase yields MAYADPENTLVIETTKGKVVIAMKPEVAPGHVEHIKKLAREGAYDGVVFHRVIDGFMAQTGDVKFGNANSPEFNPSRAGTGGSQYPNLKQEFSAEPHKRGTASMARAQDPNSANSQFFICFADSSFLDRQYTVWGEVIEGMENVDQIKRGEPVINPDQMVSVKVAADIAE; encoded by the coding sequence ATGGCCTATGCCGATCCCGAAAACACGCTCGTCATCGAAACCACCAAGGGCAAGGTGGTCATCGCCATGAAGCCCGAGGTGGCGCCCGGCCATGTCGAGCACATCAAGAAGCTGGCCCGCGAAGGCGCCTATGATGGTGTGGTGTTCCACCGCGTGATCGATGGCTTCATGGCCCAGACCGGCGACGTGAAGTTCGGCAATGCCAATTCGCCCGAGTTCAATCCGTCGCGCGCCGGCACCGGCGGTTCGCAATATCCGAACCTCAAGCAGGAATTCAGCGCCGAGCCGCATAAGCGCGGCACCGCGTCGATGGCCCGCGCCCAGGACCCGAACAGCGCCAATTCGCAATTCTTCATCTGCTTCGCGGATTCATCGTTCCTCGACCGTCAATATACGGTGTGGGGCGAGGTGATCGAAGGCATGGAAAATGTCGACCAGATCAAGCGCGGCGAGCCGGTGATCAATCCGGACCAGATGGTGTCGGTGAAGGTCGCGGCCGATATCGCGGAATAA
- a CDS encoding DMT family transporter, with protein sequence MDSVLWALMGVVAGACIAAQAPINAYLGRALEVPVAAAAVSFLAGGVVLWALAFFFSHWSGTPINFGAPAPWTFVAGGLLGAFYVFSNITLTPMIGAAAVMALSVAGQLLGGLFLDKIGFMGMAVREISMGRLAGAALLVIGAVMIRVL encoded by the coding sequence ATGGATAGTGTTCTTTGGGCGCTTATGGGCGTCGTGGCCGGGGCCTGCATTGCCGCGCAGGCTCCGATTAACGCCTATCTGGGGCGGGCGCTTGAAGTACCGGTCGCGGCAGCGGCAGTGTCGTTCCTGGCCGGCGGCGTGGTGTTGTGGGCCCTGGCTTTCTTCTTCAGCCATTGGAGCGGTACACCGATCAATTTTGGCGCGCCGGCGCCCTGGACCTTCGTGGCTGGCGGCCTGCTCGGCGCGTTCTATGTCTTCTCCAACATCACGCTGACGCCGATGATCGGCGCGGCGGCGGTGATGGCCCTGTCGGTGGCGGGACAATTGCTTGGTGGATTGTTTCTCGACAAGATCGGCTTCATGGGCATGGCGGTGCGCGAAATCTCCATGGGCCGCCTCGCCGGCGCCGCCTTGCTGGTCATCGGCGCCGTGATGATCCGGGTGCTTTAA